Part of the Labilibaculum antarcticum genome, GACCTTAGGGTGTAGATTGAACCAATATGAAACGGATGCTTTGGCATCTCAGTTTCAAGCAAACGATTATGAACTGGTTTCGTTTGATGATCCCGCAGATGTTTATGTAATTAACTCATGTACAGTAACTCATCAAAGTGATCATAAATCGAGGAATTTCATTAATCAAGCGAACAAACGGAATAAAGATTCGGTTCTTGTAGTTACTGGTTGCATGGCCAATAATGCTAAAGAAGAATTAGAAAATCGTGAAGAAATAAATTATGTGGTTGAGAATGATCAGAAAACATCTGTGTTTTCCCTAGTGGAAGCACATTTTAAAGGAGAGATTATTCACCCCTCGAAATTAAATGCTGATTTATTTTCATATGGGTCTACAGATAAGGGGTTTCACACCAGGAGCATGATTAAAATACAAGATGGATGTGATAATTTTTGCACCTTTTGTATTATTCCTTCAGTTAGAGGAAGAGCGGCAAGCAGACCGATTCAGGATATTCTTACCAATATAAGAGAAGTAATTGCACAAGGAGCAAAAGAAATCGTTATAACAGGCGTAAACATTGGTAGGTATGAGTTTGAAGGCTACAAATTCGACGATGTAGTTGAACAAATTTTAGATTTGGATGGTGAATTTAG contains:
- the mtaB gene encoding tRNA (N(6)-L-threonylcarbamoyladenosine(37)-C(2))-methylthiotransferase MtaB, with translation MKKVAFKTLGCRLNQYETDALASQFQANDYELVSFDDPADVYVINSCTVTHQSDHKSRNFINQANKRNKDSVLVVTGCMANNAKEELENREEINYVVENDQKTSVFSLVEAHFKGEIIHPSKLNADLFSYGSTDKGFHTRSMIKIQDGCDNFCTFCIIPSVRGRAASRPIQDILTNIREVIAQGAKEIVITGVNIGRYEFEGYKFDDVVEQILDLDGEFRLRISSIEPDGFGNKFLSLLNHPKMTPHLHLCLQSGSEPILLQMRRMYTVKRFKEIVNKVRSINPNFNITTDIIIGFPNETEDDFSATCDAIKELNFGHVHTFKYSIRKGTRAERMPEQIDERIKTKRSEIIRNLSDKIKNNYRKSFIGKTQTILVEKTDGEIGSGYGEYYIPVQFSGVNIQKNKFYKVNITDMEDGSDPVLKGEMI